Below is a window of Vibrio fortis DNA.
CGTCGTAACTGAGCTTGTTGCCATGATATTTCCACGGTACAAAACCTAGTTTGAGTATACTTATTTGGGTATAGTACCTCTTTTACACGCAAACAAATAGGCAGCGCCATTATGTCCTTTAGCGATCAGAACCTAATATGGGTTGATCTAGAGATGACGGGACTTGATCCTGAAACTCATAAAATCATTGAAATTGCTTCTATCGTTACCGATAGTGAGCTTAACATTCTTGCTGAAGGCCCTGTATTAGCTATTCATCAACCAGACAGCGAGCTGGATAAAATGGATGAGTGGTGTACGACGACGCATACGGGCAGTGGCTTAGTTAAGCGTGTGAAAGAGAGTACAGTAACGGAACAAGACGCGATTGCTCAAACGATCGAGTTTCTTGAAAAGTGGGTGCCGAAAGGTAAATCACCGATTTGTGGCAACAGTATTGGCCAAGATCGTCGCTTTTTATACAAACACATGCCTGAACTTGAAGAATACTTTCACTACCGCTACATCGATGTGAGCACTTTGAAAGAGCTCACACGTCGTTGGAAACCTGAAGTATTAGATGGCTTTACTAAATCTGGTAGTCACTTAGCCTTAGATGACATTCGTGAGTCAATTGCTGAACTTCAGTACTACCGTAAGACGATCATCAATATCTAATTGATTCAAAATGATTGTTTTGAATTGATTATCTGGCTGCGAAATCAACATTTTTTTGAAATTCTGTGTGCTTTTTCAGCACTTGACGAAAAAGTTGCAGAATTTTGCATTAAGGACTTGCATCACAAAAAAATGCTCTTATAATTCGCAGCCCTGAACGGCGAAAGACGTTTTCAGAATGCGACACTAGCTCAGCTGGTAGAGCGCAACCTTGCCAAGGTTGAGGTCACGAGTTCGAACCTCGTGTGTCGCTCCAATTTGATAGCTTTCATTGTGCTTAACAATGACATCCGGACGCGGGATGGAGCAGCTTGGTAGCTCGTCGGGCTCATAACCCGAAGGTCGTCGGTTCAAATCCGGCTCCCGCAACCACATTACAGTTAAACGCAATAGCGGTTAACTATGCGACACTAGCTCAGCTGGTAGAGCGCAACCTTGCCAAGGTTGAGGTCACGAGTTCGAACCTCGTGTGTCGCTCCAATTTGAAGATTAACGCGAAAGCGATAATCGAAAGGTGAAAGACCTTTCCGTGATGCGACACTAGCTCAGCTGGTAGAGCGCAACCTTGCCAAGGTTGAGGTCACGAGTTCGAACCTCGTGTGTCGCTCCAATTTGTAGATTAACGCGAAAGCGGTAATCGAAAGGTGAAAGACCTTTCCGTGATGCGACACTAGCTCAGCTGGTAGAGCGCAACCTTGCCAAGGTTGAGGTCACGAGTTCGAACCTCGTGTGTCGCTCCAATTTGTAGATTAACGTGAAAGCGGTAATCGAAAGGTGAAAGACCTTTCCGTGATGCGACACTAGCTCAGCTGGTAGAGCGCAACCTTGCCAAGGTTGAGGTCACGAGTTCGAACCTCGTGTGTCGCTCCAATTTGATAGCTTTCATTGTGCTCAACAATGACATCCGGACGCGGGATGGAGCAGCTTGGTAGCTCGTCGGGCTCATAACCCGAAGGTCGTCGGTTCAAATCCGGCTCCCGCAACCACATTACAGTTAAACGCATTAGCGGTTAACTATGCGACACTAGCTCAGCTGGTAGAGCGCAACCTTGCCAAGGTTGAGGTCACGAGTTCGAACCTCGTGTGTCGCTCCAATTTGATAGCTTTCATTGTGCTCAACAATGACATCCGGACGCGGGATGGAGCAGCTTGGTAGCTCGTCGGGCTCATAACCCGAAGGTCGTCGGTTCAAATCCGGCTCCCGCAACCACATTACAGTTAAACGCAATAGCGGTAACTATGCGACACTAGCTCAGCTGGTAGAGCGCAACCTTGCCAAGGTTGAGGTCACGAGTTCGAACCTCGTGTGTCGCTCCAATTTGATAGCTTTCATTGTGCTTAACAATGACATCCGGACGCGGGATGGAGCAGCTTGGTAGCTCGTCGGGCTCATAACCCGAAGGTCGTCGGTTCAAATCCGGCTCCCGCAACCACATTACAGTTAAACGCATTAGCGGTTAACTATGCGACACTAGCTCAGCTGGTAGAGCGCAACCTTGCCAAGGTTGAGGTCACGAGTTCGAACCTCGTGTGTCGCTCCAAATTGATAGCTTTCATTGTGCTTAACAATGACATCCGGACGCGGGATGGAGCAGCTTGGTAGCTCGTCGGGCTCATAACCCGAAGGTCGTCGGTTCAAATCCGGCTCCCGCAACCACATTACAGTTAAACGCAATAGCGGTTAACTTATGCGACACTAGCTCAGCTGGTAGAGCGCAACCTTGCCAAGGTTGAGGTCACGAGTTCGAACCTCGTGTGTCGCTCCATTTTTAGAGTTGTACATGAAGGGCATTCTGGCAGAGTGCAATCCTTGCCAAGGTTGAGGTCACGCCTAAGCCTTGAAGATCGGGAACCTCGTATGTCGCTCCAATTTCTTTCTAAGCTATCTAGCTTGGATATAGGCTTTAAGCCTAAGCTCTTTCTTTAATGCTGCGAAGCATCATCCCTTAAAAAAGAAAACAATCCTCCAATACACTTGGTGGATATTTTTTTGTCTCAAATTTGTCTTAGCTAATGGAATGCTAATAACTATCAGGTTTCTAAAGAAGATATCTGAGGTTTTTCACATCTGTAAACAGACTTATCCACACTTTATTTGATGTGGATAACTTGGTTGATAAAG
It encodes the following:
- the orn gene encoding oligoribonuclease → MSFSDQNLIWVDLEMTGLDPETHKIIEIASIVTDSELNILAEGPVLAIHQPDSELDKMDEWCTTTHTGSGLVKRVKESTVTEQDAIAQTIEFLEKWVPKGKSPICGNSIGQDRRFLYKHMPELEEYFHYRYIDVSTLKELTRRWKPEVLDGFTKSGSHLALDDIRESIAELQYYRKTIINI